In Candidatus Neomarinimicrobiota bacterium, one DNA window encodes the following:
- a CDS encoding sodium:solute symporter family protein translates to MFHLIVVFTYLFILLGVGVHKSKKVNTQSDFAVAGRSLTPWVLVGTMLATWIGTGSILGNAGETYETGMAALILPLGGVLGILILTRVAGKVRAFEKITVPEILGERYGQSARLLSLIALVIAYMVIVSYQFNAGGAVLETVLTDENGVSLISAKTATIIAAVFIIVYTLLAGLLSVAYTDVGNGIIMTVSLLIAFPILWVKAGGMSGMETAFLQMGKQEHMQFFGVYSVVDVINFCLPPFLLVLGDANMYQRFSASKDAKGATKATSILVVAVLVIELLIIASAWVSSSMIPEAESGRFVLIYASHRLLPTFLGAVMMTTIVGIIISTADSYLLVPATSLIRDVYLQYINPDASEGRIVFLSRAIVLLLGIIAYFVSLIFSRSTTIFEKALYAYTIYGAAITPALFAAFFWKGATKEGAVASIVSGTVVTLLWKEARFVQNLIPANLYGNLDEVLPAITISVISLVGVSLLTQNRR, encoded by the coding sequence ATGTTTCACTTAATTGTTGTTTTTACTTATCTATTTATACTGCTTGGTGTGGGGGTCCATAAATCCAAGAAAGTCAACACTCAGAGTGATTTTGCAGTAGCCGGCAGAAGTCTTACACCCTGGGTATTAGTGGGAACCATGCTTGCAACATGGATCGGTACCGGTTCCATCCTCGGTAATGCCGGGGAGACATATGAGACAGGCATGGCGGCCCTTATCCTTCCCTTAGGTGGTGTCCTGGGAATACTGATACTTACACGGGTGGCTGGGAAGGTTAGGGCATTTGAGAAGATCACAGTGCCGGAGATCCTGGGTGAGCGGTATGGTCAGTCCGCCCGGTTGCTGAGTCTCATAGCGCTAGTTATAGCTTACATGGTGATTGTCAGTTATCAGTTCAATGCAGGCGGAGCTGTGTTGGAAACGGTACTGACCGATGAGAACGGAGTTAGCCTGATCAGTGCAAAAACTGCGACCATTATTGCCGCTGTTTTCATCATTGTCTACACGCTCCTGGCTGGCCTATTAAGCGTAGCGTACACAGATGTGGGAAACGGCATCATCATGACGGTGTCTCTTTTAATTGCCTTTCCCATTCTGTGGGTTAAAGCCGGTGGTATGAGCGGCATGGAGACAGCTTTCTTACAGATGGGGAAGCAGGAGCATATGCAATTTTTTGGTGTCTATTCCGTAGTGGATGTGATCAATTTCTGTCTACCTCCGTTTCTCCTTGTCCTGGGGGACGCCAATATGTACCAACGGTTCTCCGCCAGTAAAGACGCAAAAGGTGCCACCAAGGCAACATCTATTCTTGTGGTTGCGGTCCTGGTCATTGAACTGTTAATCATTGCCTCAGCATGGGTCAGTTCCAGTATGATCCCGGAAGCTGAATCGGGGCGGTTTGTGCTCATCTATGCATCCCACAGACTGTTACCCACATTCCTCGGCGCCGTCATGATGACCACCATCGTTGGTATCATTATCTCAACGGCGGACTCGTATCTGCTTGTGCCAGCCACTTCACTCATCAGGGATGTTTATCTGCAATACATTAATCCAGATGCCAGTGAAGGAAGGATAGTTTTCTTAAGCAGAGCAATTGTTCTTCTTCTTGGAATAATTGCCTATTTCGTATCTCTTATATTTTCACGCTCTACCACCATTTTCGAAAAGGCCCTCTATGCCTACACGATTTACGGTGCTGCCATCACACCAGCACTTTTTGCAGCCTTTTTCTGGAAAGGCGCTACGAAAGAAGGTGCGGTGGCGTCCATCGTGTCGGGAACGGTAGTGACCCTGCTGTGGAAGGAAGCCAGATTTGTTCAAAATCTCATTCCTGCTAATCTGTACGGTAACCTGGACGAAGTTCTTCCAGCCATCACCATCTCTGTGATTTCGTTGGTAGGCGTGAGTCTCCTCACACAAAACAGACGCTAA